The region TGAGAGCCTTAGCCTGTTCTATCGTCAACTCCCCTAAGGCACAGCAGGGCTTGAGACTAGTATGGGCGATAATATCCCTAACAGCTGCCAGTATCTCCTCGAATTCCCTTTTCTTGGGACTATTGTACTTTGGCCCCCTGCCTTGGGACACCAGACAAAAACGTCTCGCCCCGGCAGCCTCTGCCGCCAAAGCCGCCGCTAATATTTCCTCCCGGGATTTAAGGCCATAAATAGGGACATCCTTGCCGGGATGGTGGGCCGATTGGGCACAAAAACTGCAATTCTCCGAACAATTCCCCGACTTGATATTCATTATGCTACAAAGATCCACCACATTACCGCAACAGGCTCTCCGAATGCGATCGGCATATTCACACAACAGGAGGATATTATCTTCTCCTTCTATTTCCGTCAGTTGTAGTGCCTCCTCTCTTGTTAGCCTGTAACCCTCAATAATCCTATCACTCAGTTGTTGCAACCACCGCCGTAGCTCTTCTGCTGCCTGGCAGCAGCTTACAACACGAGTGCGGTTTTGTATATCCGTACCACTCACCAGTGTCCTCCCCTACTATACTACAAGCCATCGATTATATCAAAAGGGGACACCGAGACGGCCCGATAGCTCATCCCTAGTATCCCCTACGTGTATATAGTTAATTAGCCTACACTAAAGACACCCTTTCTACGGGTTTAAAACTAGGTACAACCAGTTCTTTGTCCTGCTTGGTCAGCTTGTTATAGAGTTTTTCGGTGTTGGGGAAATTAGCAGCAGGCAAGGTGGGGAAGCGACGATAGGGCACCGTGTCCTCACCGAACAGTTGGGCATATTCCATGCTGTTGACAAGGGCAGCAATAAAGGCGCGGATGCCCTTAGTAGCTAGAATCTGGTTGTAGTATTGGATTTCCTTTTGGTTGAGAGGCGCCCGGCCGAGGAAGTGTTTGGTACCCAATTCGATTACCTTGGTATTGGGATAGGGGGTATAGAATTCCTTGATGTACAACTCGGAGCATCCCAACCCCAGGATAAACTCCTTGACAGTGATTTCCCCGTTGGCCAGTTTGCTTTCCAGGTTGGTAAAGTAGGTGTTGACAACGTAGGGCTCAATATCCCGCTCAAATATCTGACGATAGGCCGCACCGATTACATTCTTCAAGGCCACCTTGTCGGCAGTGGTGGTCAGCTTGAATATCTTGGTTTGTTGACGTTTGGCGCTTACCCCCTGATTGATACGAGCCTTGATGTCCGGTTCAGTGCGCAATTCCTTCACTTGCCCCAACTCGATAAATCTTGGGGTTTCCTCTTTTTCCACTCTCTGGCCGATGTCTTCGCGGATGGTGCCCACCCTCAACATGCGCATTTGATAGCCAGCGGGGGTGAGATAGCGCTCATAGGGCACAGTGTCTTCCCCAAAGGCCTTGATGTACTCCTCACTGTCTATCAGGGCGTCGATGAAGGCATAGAAGCCTTTTTTGGCGCATATGTCGAAGTATTTGTTCATTTCCGCCCGCCCATAGGTTGGCCTTCCCAGCAGACGACGGTGTATGTACTCTATCGCCTTACATACGTAGTAAGGAGTCCAGTAGGTCTTGAGGAAGGTGTCGGACTTGGCAAGTATGCGGATGAACTCTCTGAGGCTAATTTCGCCGTTTTCCAGTTTAGTTTCGGCGGCGGTGAGACGTTGGCCCTCGTACACGTCGCGGCCAAAGACCTGACGATAGGCGGCACGGATTACAGCCTGGGTAG is a window of Geminocystis sp. M7585_C2015_104 DNA encoding:
- the bioB gene encoding biotin synthase BioB encodes the protein MQNRTRVVSCCQAAEELRRWLQQLSDRIIEGYRLTREEALQLTEIEGEDNILLLCEYADRIRRACCGNVVDLCSIMNIKSGNCSENCSFCAQSAHHPGKDVPIYGLKSREEILAAALAAEAAGARRFCLVSQGRGPKYNSPKKREFEEILAAVRDIIAHTSLKPCCALGELTIEQAKALKEAGVTRYNHNLESSANFYKNIVTTHTWQDRVETVKNLKAVGIQACTGGIIGMGESWEDRVDLALAVRELEVESVPINFLNPREGTPLGHLPKLNPLEALKTIAIFRFILPTQILRYAGGREAVLGEWQKQGLKSGINAMLIGNYLTTHG